In one Aromatoleum aromaticum EbN1 genomic region, the following are encoded:
- the tnpC gene encoding IS66 family transposase, whose translation MNRPAVIDRATLPTAVEPLQDMVLEMAAQLDGLRTQFDAQMESLRHQLAELRRRLFGPRSEAIHAGQGELWSETVEVPVPPEAFREVEAHRRRQPGRAAIGEHLPRRRVEHDLSADEKASFAAVERIGEEVSEMLEYLPARLEVIQNVRLKYRCERADGSSTIRTATAQGSPIAKSNAGPGLLAHVMVSKYLDHCPLARQQRILARDGVVIARQTLCDRVLDGAELLSVLMPVLHRHVLASPVIFTDDTTLALQAPGKTVTARMWAYIWPAAIARMSTGVGRRWRRRHCTTSRSIAAARTRILGDWRGYLQADDYSGYHASFREGVTHVACWAHARRKYFDVVKAMPKGARPGLAHHALRFIGLIYRIEGQIAEADPDVRRQLRQQRTKRVLAWFHRWLTAHAPTLLPKSPLAKAFAYCGFRPNVTADSEIV comes from the coding sequence ATGAATCGCCCTGCCGTCATCGATCGCGCGACCCTGCCCACCGCCGTGGAGCCGCTCCAGGATATGGTGCTGGAGATGGCCGCGCAGCTCGACGGGTTGCGGACGCAGTTCGACGCACAGATGGAGAGCCTGCGCCACCAACTGGCCGAACTGCGCCGGCGGCTGTTCGGTCCGCGCAGCGAAGCGATCCACGCGGGGCAAGGCGAATTGTGGAGCGAGACGGTCGAAGTACCGGTGCCGCCGGAAGCGTTTCGCGAGGTCGAGGCGCACCGCCGGCGCCAACCGGGGCGTGCCGCGATCGGTGAACACTTGCCGCGGCGACGCGTCGAGCACGATCTGTCCGCGGATGAGAAGGCCAGCTTCGCCGCGGTCGAGCGCATCGGCGAGGAAGTCTCCGAGATGCTCGAGTACCTCCCGGCGCGCCTCGAAGTCATCCAGAACGTGCGCCTCAAATACCGCTGCGAGCGCGCCGACGGCAGCAGCACGATCCGCACCGCCACCGCCCAGGGTTCGCCGATCGCCAAGAGCAACGCCGGGCCGGGGCTGCTCGCGCACGTGATGGTGTCGAAATACCTCGATCATTGCCCGCTCGCCCGTCAGCAGCGCATCCTCGCCCGCGACGGCGTCGTGATCGCGCGCCAGACGCTGTGCGACCGCGTGCTCGACGGGGCCGAGCTCTTGAGCGTGCTGATGCCGGTGCTGCATCGCCACGTGCTCGCGAGCCCGGTGATCTTCACCGACGACACGACGCTCGCGCTGCAGGCACCGGGCAAGACCGTCACGGCGCGGATGTGGGCATATATCTGGCCGGCGGCCATCGCAAGGATGAGCACGGGCGTTGGCAGGCGGTGGCGCCGGCGGCACTGTACGACTTCACGCTCGATCGCAGCGGCGCGCACCCGCATCCTCGGGGACTGGCGTGGCTATCTGCAAGCCGACGACTACAGTGGCTATCACGCGAGTTTCCGCGAAGGGGTGACTCACGTCGCCTGTTGGGCTCACGCGAGGAGGAAATACTTCGACGTGGTCAAGGCGATGCCCAAGGGGGCCCGGCCGGGACTTGCGCATCATGCGCTGCGCTTCATCGGGTTGATCTACCGCATCGAAGGGCAGATCGCGGAGGCCGATCCCGACGTCCGACGCCAGCTCCGACAACAGCGCACGAAACGCGTGCTCGCCTGGTTTCATCGCTGGCTCACCGCGCACGCCCCGACCCTGCTGCCGAAGTCGCCGCTGGCGAAAGCCTTCGCCTATTGCGGATTCCGACCCAACGTGACCGCTGACTCCGAAATAGTGTGA
- the istA gene encoding IS21-like element ISAzo4 family transposase, which produces MPAERIAMHKIRELLRLKYDCALSHERIARALSISKGVVAKYVKAAEECGRPWAELSAADEAELRRVLGVARRGRGASVANVPPDLAAVHQGLKRKNVTLALLWEEYVQTADGPSYQYSRFCDLYRAFARTLKRSMRQVHRAGEKLFIDYAGDTVPIVDADTGEISRAQIFVAVLGASSYTFACATATQSQADWLGSLARALAFIGGVPELVVPDNTRSLVGQADRYEPQLQRTTAEFAAHYGVAILPARPYKPQDKAKVEVGVQIVQRWILARLRHRRFFSLGELNEAIAALLEPLNTRAFRRLPGSRHEAFETLDRPALRPLPATAFQFAQWKRAKPNIDYHVEFDGHYYSVPYALAGQPVELRITASSIECFAAGRRVAVHARSHRHGAFTTLTEHMPASHQAHRQWSPGKLIAWGATVGPHTEQVVSHQLERMPHPEQGYRACLGLMRLGRQYGNERLEAAATRAVTLGAMRYRNVASILKSGLDRAPLPASTAQQSELALPAAHENLRGARYYH; this is translated from the coding sequence ATGCCGGCGGAGCGGATTGCCATGCACAAGATCAGGGAGCTGTTACGGCTCAAATACGACTGCGCGCTGTCGCATGAGCGCATTGCCCGCGCGCTGTCGATTTCCAAAGGCGTGGTCGCCAAGTATGTGAAGGCGGCCGAGGAGTGCGGCCGGCCGTGGGCCGAGTTGTCGGCGGCCGACGAGGCCGAGTTGCGCCGGGTGCTGGGGGTCGCCCGGCGTGGACGTGGCGCGAGCGTCGCGAATGTGCCGCCGGATCTGGCGGCGGTGCATCAGGGGCTCAAGCGAAAGAACGTCACGCTGGCGCTGCTGTGGGAAGAGTACGTGCAGACGGCCGACGGGCCGAGCTATCAGTACTCGCGCTTTTGCGACCTGTACCGCGCGTTCGCCCGCACGCTCAAGCGCTCGATGCGCCAGGTGCACCGCGCCGGCGAGAAACTCTTCATCGATTACGCGGGCGACACGGTGCCGATCGTCGACGCCGACACGGGCGAGATTTCGCGCGCGCAGATCTTCGTCGCGGTGCTCGGCGCCTCGAGCTATACGTTCGCCTGCGCCACGGCGACGCAGTCGCAGGCCGACTGGCTGGGCTCGCTCGCCCGGGCGCTGGCCTTCATCGGCGGCGTGCCCGAGCTCGTGGTGCCCGACAATACGCGCTCGCTCGTCGGGCAGGCCGACCGCTACGAGCCGCAACTGCAGCGCACCACCGCCGAGTTCGCCGCGCACTACGGCGTGGCGATCCTGCCCGCGCGCCCCTACAAGCCGCAGGACAAGGCCAAGGTCGAAGTCGGCGTACAGATCGTGCAGCGCTGGATTCTGGCGCGGCTGCGGCATCGACGTTTCTTCTCGCTGGGAGAGTTGAACGAGGCGATCGCCGCGTTACTCGAGCCGCTGAACACGCGTGCCTTCCGGCGCCTGCCAGGCTCGCGCCACGAAGCGTTCGAGACGCTCGATCGGCCGGCGCTGCGCCCGTTGCCCGCCACCGCGTTCCAGTTCGCCCAATGGAAACGGGCCAAGCCCAACATCGACTACCACGTCGAGTTCGACGGGCATTACTACAGCGTGCCGTATGCGCTCGCCGGCCAACCGGTGGAGTTACGCATCACCGCGAGCAGCATCGAATGCTTTGCCGCAGGCCGTCGCGTTGCGGTGCATGCGAGAAGCCACCGGCACGGGGCTTTCACCACGCTCACCGAGCACATGCCCGCATCGCATCAGGCGCACCGTCAGTGGTCCCCGGGCAAACTCATCGCCTGGGGCGCCACGGTCGGGCCTCACACCGAGCAGGTGGTCAGCCACCAACTCGAACGCATGCCGCACCCCGAGCAGGGCTACCGGGCGTGCCTCGGGCTGATGCGCCTCGGTCGTCAATACGGCAACGAACGCCTCGAAGCCGCGGCGACCCGCGCCGTCACCCTCGGGGCGATGCGTTACCGCAACGTCGCCTCGATCCTCAAGAGCGGGCTCGACCGCGCGCCGCTCCCCGCATCCACTGCGCAGCAAAGCGAGCTCGCGCTACCGGCCGCTCACGAGAACCTGCGCGGTGCGCGCTACTACCACTGA
- the istB gene encoding IS21-like element ISAzo4 family helper ATPase IstB, producing the protein MLMQHSLQQLRTLRLEGMARAFEEQLTQPAITALSFEERFAQLIDREILLRDGKRIDRLLKAARIKAAAACLEDVDYRAGRGLERSQIAALGTGQWIRHHQNCLITGPTGSGKTWLACALANAACRQGLAAYYVRLPRLFEELRIAHADGSFSRRLMQLARMDLIVIDDWGLAAPSAQERSDLLELLDDRVGTRSTVITSQLPIEHWHTYLGDPTFADAILDRVVHAAHKLALKGESMRRKEKA; encoded by the coding sequence ATGCTGATGCAACACAGCCTGCAACAACTGCGCACCCTGCGCCTGGAAGGCATGGCCCGCGCCTTCGAGGAGCAGCTCACCCAGCCCGCCATCACCGCGCTCAGCTTCGAGGAGCGTTTCGCCCAGCTCATCGATCGCGAGATCCTGCTGCGCGACGGCAAACGCATCGATCGGCTGCTCAAGGCCGCCCGCATCAAAGCCGCTGCCGCCTGCCTGGAGGACGTCGACTACCGCGCCGGGCGCGGCCTCGAGCGCAGCCAGATCGCCGCGCTCGGCACCGGGCAATGGATCCGCCATCACCAGAACTGCCTCATCACCGGGCCCACCGGCAGCGGCAAGACCTGGCTCGCCTGCGCGCTCGCCAATGCCGCGTGCCGGCAGGGCCTCGCGGCCTATTACGTGCGTCTGCCGCGGCTCTTCGAAGAGCTGCGCATCGCGCATGCCGACGGCAGCTTCAGCCGACGCCTGATGCAGCTCGCGCGCATGGATCTCATCGTCATCGACGATTGGGGCCTGGCCGCGCCGTCGGCGCAGGAGCGAAGCGACCTGCTGGAGCTGCTCGACGACCGCGTCGGCACGCGTTCGACCGTGATCACCAGCCAGCTGCCGATCGAGCACTGGCACACCTACCTGGGCGACCCGACCTTCGCCGATGCGATCCTCGATCGCGTCGTGCACGCCGCGCACAAGCTCGCCCTCAAGGGCGAGTCGATGAGAAGAAAGGAAAAGGCATGA
- a CDS encoding type II toxin-antitoxin system ParD family antitoxin, with protein sequence MSTMNISLPDSLKAFVDSQVSERGYGTSSEYVRELIRKDQDRQRLRGLLLAGAASAPASPADAAYFEKLRDRVRKAAKPVSRG encoded by the coding sequence ATGAGCACGATGAACATTTCCTTGCCCGACAGTCTGAAGGCCTTCGTGGATTCCCAGGTCAGCGAGCGTGGCTACGGCACCAGCAGCGAGTACGTGCGCGAATTGATCCGCAAGGATCAGGACCGCCAGCGGTTACGTGGCTTGCTCCTGGCGGGCGCCGCCTCTGCACCGGCATCGCCAGCCGATGCCGCTTACTTCGAAAAGCTACGTGACCGGGTACGCAAGGCTGCCAAGCCTGTTTCTCGCGGGTGA
- a CDS encoding type II toxin-antitoxin system RelE/ParE family toxin, translating to MEEGAASVALDFIDALEQAYTHIGRHPSTGSPRYAHELHLPGLRAWALSPYPYLVFYVERPDHIGVWRVLHGQRDISV from the coding sequence CTGGAAGAGGGCGCCGCGTCGGTCGCACTCGATTTCATCGACGCATTGGAACAGGCCTACACCCACATCGGTCGCCATCCCAGCACGGGTTCGCCTCGCTATGCGCATGAATTGCACCTTCCTGGTCTGCGCGCTTGGGCGCTGTCTCCCTACCCCTACCTCGTCTTCTATGTCGAACGGCCAGATCACATCGGTGTCTGGCGTGTGCTGCATGGCCAGCGCGACATTTCCGTATGA